Proteins from a single region of Larus michahellis unplaced genomic scaffold, bLarMic1.1 SCAFFOLD_54, whole genome shotgun sequence:
- the WAS gene encoding actin nucleation-promoting factor WAS — protein sequence MGGARTPGSPACPGAGEASTGIFPVTPVLVPLLPALAGAAPSSPSPLPVPPSSPPVPPVSSRRAQFQPRRCLCLQRGCSQSVPGPSRLPSVLPSPSQLPQFPFPVPPSPEVTSPPPQGPGCFRAEEALARHPGVRGGDPGVWRGDPGVGGMSRGSRGGGAPGGDNVPSELLQQQENLRLFELLGRKCVTLATAVAQLVVAEPGGPWAKRGCGVACLVRDSPRRSYFIRLYGLGAGCLWWEQELQGGMGYAAPTPFFHTFACHEGWAGLNFADEGEAAAFEGRVQERLRRRQQRAEKRQLPPPPPPGDERRGSLSRTPTATTDGSTPPLPAVPIANPDITASRYRGLPSPTGPAAGPTAGPTASPTTGEQKKGRKKISKADIGAPSGFKHVGHIGWDPNNGFDVAALDPALRALFAQAGISEAQLADAETSRLIHDFIQGQGGLQAVREEMRRQGPPPPPGRGSTPPPPPPAGPPRGRSGPLPPPPPQGGPPPPPRAGPPAPAPPTRPAAPPPPRGPPLPGGAAAPPPPPPPPPPPPPSGGGPPAPPAPPPARGALLDQIRQGVTLNKTPETPEGGGGSPMAGGLVGALMDVMQKRSRVIHSSDEGEEGEEEDEDDEWDD from the exons ATGGGAggtgcccggacgcctgggtccccagCTTGTCCAGGGGCGGGAGAGGCCAGTACTGGGATCTTCCCAGTAACCCCAGTTTTAGTCCCGTTGCTGCCTGCAttggctggggctgctcccagttcccccagtccccttccagttcctcccagttcccccccggTGCCTCCCGTTTCTTCCCGGCGTGCCCAGTTTCAGCCCCGTCGCTGCCTGTGTTTGCAGAGAGGCTGCTCCCAGTCTGTCCCcggtccctcccggctcccctccgtcctccccagtccctcccagttaccccagttccccttcccagttcctcccagccCGGAGGTGACGTCCCCGCCACCGCAGGGCCCTGGGTGCTTCCGGGCGGAAGAGGCCCTTGCGAGGCACCCAGGCGTtcgggggggggacccaggcgtttggaggggggacccaggcgttggGGGGATGAGCCGGGGGAGTCGCGGGGGGGGCGCCCCGGGGGGCGACAACGTCCCCtcggagctgctgcagcagcaggaaaacctgcggCTCTTCGAGCTCCTGGGCCGGAAATGTGtg ACGCTGGCGACGGCGGTGGCGCAGCTGGTGGTGGCGGAGCCGGGGGGGCCCTGGGCCAAGAGGGGCTGCGGCGTCGCCTGCCTGGTGCGGGACAGCCCCCGCCGCTCCTACTTCATCCGCCTCTACGGGCTGGGC gccggCTGCCTgtggtgggagcaggagctgcaggggggGATGGGCTACGCCGCCCCCACCCCCTTCTTCCACACCTTCGCCTGCCAC GAGGGCTGGGCGGGGCTGAACTTCGCGGACGAGGGGGAGGCGGCCGCCTTCGAGGGGCGCGTGCAGGAGCGGCTGCGCCGGCGCCAGCAAAGGGCGG aGAAGCGTCAgctcccgcccccgccgccccccggcgaTG AGCGCCGTGGGAGCCTGTCCCGGACCCCCACGGCCACCACCGATGGCAGCA cccccccgcTGCCAGCCGTGCCCATCGCCAACCCTGACATCACGGCATCCCGCTACcgggggctgcccagccccacgggacccgCTGCGGGACCCACGGCGGGACCCACAGCGAGCCCCACCACCGGGGAGCAGAAGAAAGGCCGCAAGAAGATCTCCAAAGCTGACATTGGGGCCCCCTCCGGCTTCaa GCATGTCGGTCACATCGGCTGGGACCCGAACAACGGCTTTGAT GTGGCGGCGCTGGACCCGGCGCTGCGGGCGCTCTTCGCCCAGGCCGGCATCAGCGAGGCGCAGTTAGCCGATGCCGAAACCTCCCGCCTCATCCACGACTTCATCCAGGgccagggggggctgcaggccgTGCGGGAGGAGATGCGCCGGCAGG gtccccctcccccgccgggccgggggagcaccccgcccccccctccccccgccggccccccccgcggCCGCTCGGGGCCGCTGCCGCCACCCCCCCCTCAAGggggccccccgccccccccccgcgccggaccccccgcgccggccccgcccacgcgccccgcggccccgccccctccccgcggacCCCCCCTCCCGGgaggcgccgccgccccgccgccgccccccccgccccccccaccccccccaccctccggaggcggcccccccgcgccccccgcgccccccccggcccggggggctcTGCTGGACCAGATCCGCCAGGGCGTGACCCTCAACAAG acccccgaGACccccgagggcggcggcggcagccccatGGCGGGGGGCCTGGTGGGGGCCCTGATGGACGTCATGCAGAAGCGCAGCCGCGTCATCCACTCCTCGg ACGAGGGCGAGGAaggcgaggaggaggacgaggacgacGAATGGGACGACTGA